The Porphyrobacter sp. HT-58-2 genome has a window encoding:
- the tsaD gene encoding tRNA (adenosine(37)-N6)-threonylcarbamoyltransferase complex transferase subunit TsaD has product MGSATHTSDSQLAPPLVLGIESSCDETAVALVRGDGTIVAQAIASQEAEHAPYGGVVPEIAARAHAERLAPMLEKVMGEAGVALDEVDAIAATAGPGLIGGVMVGLVSAKALAMASGKPLLAVNHLEGHALSPRLADRDLAFPYLLLLVSGGHCQILAVEGVGRYRRLATTIDDALGEAFDKTAKILGLGYPGGPAVERLALEGDPKAVPLPRPLKGSAEPHFSFAGLKSAVLRAVESGAHAPADIAASFQQAAVECLIDRLKRALETVGPFPALVVAGGVAANKTVRGALEALAARHGMRFTAPPLALCTDNAAMIAWAGCERLALEGEGFAGDPLDFIARPRWPLDPAAEVVRGAGVKA; this is encoded by the coding sequence ATGGGATCGGCAACGCACACCTCTGACAGCCAACTTGCGCCCCCGCTGGTGCTGGGCATCGAATCAAGCTGCGATGAAACCGCGGTCGCGCTGGTGCGCGGCGACGGGACGATCGTCGCGCAGGCGATCGCCAGTCAGGAAGCCGAACACGCGCCCTATGGCGGCGTCGTCCCAGAAATCGCCGCGCGCGCCCATGCCGAACGGCTCGCCCCAATGCTGGAAAAGGTGATGGGCGAGGCGGGTGTAGCCCTTGATGAGGTGGACGCCATTGCTGCCACCGCCGGGCCGGGACTGATCGGCGGCGTGATGGTCGGCCTCGTCAGCGCCAAGGCGCTGGCAATGGCGTCAGGCAAGCCGCTGCTGGCGGTCAACCATCTGGAGGGCCACGCGCTGTCCCCCCGCCTTGCGGATCGCGACCTCGCCTTTCCCTATCTGCTGCTGCTGGTCTCGGGCGGGCATTGCCAGATCCTCGCCGTCGAGGGCGTGGGCCGCTACCGCCGCCTTGCCACCACCATCGACGATGCGCTGGGCGAGGCGTTCGACAAGACCGCCAAGATCCTCGGGCTCGGCTATCCCGGCGGGCCTGCGGTGGAGCGGCTGGCGCTGGAAGGTGACCCGAAGGCAGTGCCTCTGCCCCGGCCGCTCAAGGGATCAGCGGAACCGCATTTCTCCTTTGCCGGGCTCAAGAGCGCGGTGCTGCGGGCAGTCGAAAGCGGGGCGCACGCGCCCGCCGATATCGCCGCGAGTTTCCAGCAGGCGGCGGTGGAATGCCTGATCGACCGGCTGAAGCGTGCGCTTGAGACCGTCGGCCCCTTCCCCGCGCTGGTCGTTGCAGGCGGCGTTGCTGCGAACAAGACGGTGCGCGGCGCATTGGAAGCCCTCGCGGCCAGACATGGGATGCGCTTCACCGCGCCGCCGCTGGCACTTTGCACCGATAATGCCGCGATGATCGCCTGGGCCGGGTGCGAGCGGCTGGCGCTGGAAGGCGAAGGCTTTGCGGGCGACCCGCTCGATTTCATCGCAAGGCCGCGCTGGCCGCTCGACCCGGCGGCAGAGGTCGTGCGCGGCGCGGGAGTGAAGGCATGA
- a CDS encoding UbiH/UbiF/VisC/COQ6 family ubiquinone biosynthesis hydroxylase — MTATSHETRDLVILGGGLVGMTLALAAAKKGISSHVIDRADPAELTAEGFDDRATAISTASWHLFENIGIAEGLEQFACDIAAIAVTDQNKPGRLDFVPGEGDGTLGRMFPNRRLRLALFEAAAKEPLIEWTSLATVVERQRSEYGVAAVLADGRKFKGRLMIAAEGRQSPTRDSAGISIAKWDYKHRAIIAGLTHEKPHGNVAWEIFYPAGPFALLPLNDDADGTHRSSLVWTVSEADAAGVTKLGDRAFLAEVEKRMGGVLGKVLSVGHRSSYPLGFHHTAKITAERLALIGDSAHGIHPIAGQGLNLGLRDVGALVEVLADGARLGLDPGDPELLKRYETWRGLDSFMVALATDGLTRLFGVPGKTASAVRRLGMAAVQRTPMLKQFFMDEARGVSGDLPELLRG; from the coding sequence GTGACAGCCACTTCCCATGAAACCCGCGATCTGGTGATCCTAGGCGGAGGGCTGGTCGGCATGACACTGGCGCTGGCTGCAGCAAAGAAGGGCATTTCCAGCCACGTGATCGACCGCGCCGACCCGGCGGAACTCACCGCCGAAGGCTTCGACGACCGTGCGACCGCGATCTCGACCGCGAGCTGGCACCTGTTCGAGAATATCGGCATTGCCGAGGGTCTGGAACAATTCGCCTGCGATATTGCGGCCATCGCGGTGACCGATCAGAACAAGCCCGGCCGGCTCGATTTCGTCCCTGGCGAGGGTGACGGCACGCTCGGGCGGATGTTCCCCAACCGCCGCCTGCGCCTCGCGCTGTTCGAGGCTGCGGCGAAGGAGCCGCTGATCGAATGGACGTCGCTCGCCACAGTGGTGGAACGCCAGCGCAGCGAATATGGCGTCGCCGCCGTGCTGGCCGACGGGCGCAAGTTCAAGGGCCGCCTGATGATCGCCGCCGAGGGGCGCCAGTCGCCGACGCGCGATTCCGCCGGCATCTCGATCGCCAAGTGGGATTACAAGCACCGCGCGATCATCGCCGGGCTGACCCATGAAAAGCCGCACGGCAATGTCGCATGGGAGATCTTCTACCCTGCCGGGCCGTTCGCGCTGCTGCCGCTGAACGACGATGCGGACGGCACCCACCGATCCTCGCTGGTGTGGACCGTGTCGGAAGCGGACGCGGCGGGCGTCACCAAGCTGGGCGATCGCGCATTTCTGGCCGAGGTCGAAAAGCGCATGGGCGGCGTGCTGGGCAAGGTGTTGAGCGTCGGACACCGCTCGTCCTACCCGCTGGGCTTCCACCACACGGCCAAGATCACCGCAGAACGCCTCGCCCTGATCGGGGATTCTGCCCATGGCATCCATCCCATCGCCGGGCAGGGTTTGAACCTTGGCCTGCGCGATGTCGGCGCGCTGGTCGAAGTGCTGGCGGACGGGGCGCGGCTCGGGCTTGATCCGGGCGACCCGGAATTGCTCAAGCGTTACGAGACATGGCGCGGGCTCGACAGCTTCATGGTGGCACTGGCGACCGACGGCCTCACCCGCCTGTTCGGCGTTCCCGGCAAGACGGCGAGCGCCGTGCGGCGGCTCGGCATGGCGGCAGTGCAGCGCACGCCGATGCTCAAGCAGTTCTTCATGGACGAGGCGCGCGGGGTATCGGGGGATCTGCCGGAATTGCTGCGGGGGTGA
- a CDS encoding NAD(P)H-dependent glycerol-3-phosphate dehydrogenase has protein sequence MSQRKTLGVIGAGAWGTALAQMLASDGREVILWAYEPEVVAAINADHRNPLYLPSATLAPTIRATGELADLATIDTVLVVTPAQVLGKVLGGLAHPPRDLVLCSKGIEAGSGRLMNDVAREASPGSAIAVLSGPTFAHEVAAGLPTAVTLACEGGGEQWARLAPAIARPAFRPYYSDDVTGAEIGGAVKNVLAIACGVVEGLALGQNARAALIARGFSEMTRFGEALGAQTETLAGLCGLGDLVLTCSSTSSRNFSLGKALGEGASAADLMADRHTVAEGAHTAPVLAELAGQRGIAMPIVAAVNAILGGANARAVVAELLARPLTAELDSDAKDIEA, from the coding sequence ATGAGCCAGCGCAAGACCCTCGGCGTCATAGGCGCGGGCGCCTGGGGAACGGCGCTGGCGCAAATGCTCGCCTCTGACGGGCGCGAGGTGATCCTGTGGGCTTACGAGCCTGAGGTCGTCGCCGCGATCAACGCTGACCACCGCAACCCGCTCTACCTGCCGTCTGCCACCCTCGCGCCGACGATCCGCGCGACCGGCGAGCTTGCCGATCTGGCCACCATCGACACCGTGCTGGTCGTCACCCCGGCGCAGGTGCTGGGCAAGGTGCTGGGGGGCCTCGCGCATCCCCCGCGCGATTTGGTGCTGTGCTCCAAGGGGATCGAGGCGGGCAGCGGGCGCCTGATGAACGATGTCGCGCGCGAAGCCTCGCCCGGCAGCGCCATCGCCGTACTCTCCGGGCCGACCTTCGCCCATGAAGTCGCCGCCGGGCTGCCGACCGCGGTCACTCTGGCCTGCGAAGGCGGCGGGGAGCAGTGGGCGCGGCTTGCCCCGGCCATCGCGCGGCCTGCCTTCCGGCCCTATTATTCCGACGACGTGACCGGCGCGGAAATCGGCGGCGCAGTCAAGAACGTGCTGGCCATCGCCTGCGGCGTGGTCGAGGGCCTGGCGCTCGGCCAGAACGCCCGCGCGGCGCTGATCGCACGGGGCTTCAGCGAAATGACGCGCTTCGGCGAAGCCCTGGGAGCGCAGACCGAGACACTGGCGGGCCTGTGCGGTCTTGGGGATCTGGTGTTGACCTGTTCCAGCACCTCCAGTCGCAACTTCAGCCTCGGCAAGGCGCTCGGCGAAGGCGCATCCGCGGCCGACCTGATGGCTGACCGCCACACCGTGGCCGAGGGCGCCCATACCGCGCCGGTGCTTGCCGAACTGGCCGGTCAGCGCGGCATCGCCATGCCGATCGTTGCAGCGGTGAATGCGATCCTTGGCGGTGCCAATGCCCGCGCCGTGGTCGCCGAATTGCTCGCCCGCCCGCTCACTGCCGAGCTCGACAGTGATGCCAAGGACATCGAGGCGTGA
- a CDS encoding S10 family peptidase, whose protein sequence is MNVRFLGLLAAASALALTAPTTAQDAPTKAEASAPERQVRSRDLAGTFGGQRVAYRATMADTILTDDAGKAEAVIVTTSYVKTPADPSRPVFFIYNGGPGSGSVWLQMGAFGPKRVAIPSDAKDDGAPPYPLLDNPDSLLDVADLVFIDPPGTGFSYLTPGTDPKKYYGLRQDGRAVADVIRRWINDNGRWSSPKYLGGESYGTSRTAMVVDELEGGTYNDVGLNGLILISTILDFAGREPTPGNEMAYVVTLPNMAAAAYYHGKVEAPSVEAIAEEARRFAIGPFASALLKGQDLPQAEREAVRRELSRLTGLSEEYLEQANLRVTDQRFYKELLRDRGLTIGRLDARYTGTDYDNAGETPDADPSFYGIDAGYTAAINQWARETLGYTTDRQYMSIGNVGGQWDWSLGSGWGRNAYLNIAPLVGKAMRQNSGLRVFNAQGWYDFATPFFGAEYSLKRTGIPQDRITWKYYDAGHMMYIRDEDRAKLSADIRAFIRAR, encoded by the coding sequence ATGAACGTCCGATTCCTTGGCCTGCTGGCCGCCGCCAGCGCCCTCGCCCTGACCGCACCGACCACCGCGCAGGATGCACCCACAAAGGCCGAGGCGTCCGCGCCCGAGCGGCAGGTGCGCAGCCGCGATCTCGCCGGCACCTTCGGCGGGCAGCGCGTCGCCTATCGTGCGACAATGGCCGACACGATCCTCACCGACGATGCGGGTAAGGCCGAGGCGGTGATCGTCACCACCTCCTATGTGAAGACCCCGGCCGATCCCTCGCGCCCGGTGTTCTTCATCTACAATGGCGGCCCCGGCTCGGGCTCGGTGTGGCTCCAGATGGGCGCCTTCGGGCCGAAGCGCGTCGCGATCCCCTCCGACGCGAAGGACGACGGCGCGCCGCCCTATCCGCTGCTCGACAACCCCGACAGCCTGCTCGACGTCGCCGATCTCGTCTTCATCGACCCGCCCGGCACCGGCTTCAGCTATCTGACGCCCGGCACCGATCCCAAGAAGTATTACGGCCTGAGGCAGGATGGCCGCGCCGTCGCCGACGTCATCCGGCGCTGGATCAACGACAATGGCCGCTGGTCGAGCCCCAAATATCTCGGCGGCGAAAGCTACGGCACCAGCCGCACCGCGATGGTGGTCGATGAACTCGAAGGCGGCACCTACAACGATGTCGGCCTCAACGGGCTGATCCTGATTTCCACCATTCTCGATTTCGCGGGCCGCGAGCCCACGCCGGGAAACGAGATGGCCTATGTCGTTACCCTGCCCAACATGGCGGCGGCGGCCTATTATCACGGCAAGGTCGAAGCGCCTTCGGTCGAGGCGATTGCCGAGGAAGCGCGCCGCTTTGCCATCGGGCCTTTCGCCTCGGCGCTGCTCAAGGGGCAGGATCTGCCGCAGGCCGAGCGCGAGGCCGTGCGCCGCGAACTCTCCCGCCTCACCGGCCTTTCCGAGGAATATCTCGAACAGGCCAACCTGCGCGTCACTGATCAGCGGTTCTACAAGGAGCTGCTGCGCGACCGCGGGCTCACCATCGGCAGGCTCGACGCACGCTACACCGGCACGGATTACGACAACGCGGGCGAAACCCCGGATGCCGACCCGAGCTTCTACGGGATCGACGCCGGCTATACCGCCGCGATCAACCAGTGGGCGCGCGAAACGCTGGGCTACACCACTGATCGGCAATACATGTCGATCGGCAATGTCGGCGGGCAGTGGGACTGGTCGCTCGGCAGCGGCTGGGGGCGCAATGCCTATCTCAACATCGCCCCGCTGGTGGGCAAGGCGATGCGCCAGAACTCAGGCCTCAGGGTGTTCAACGCACAAGGCTGGTACGATTTCGCCACGCCCTTCTTCGGCGCGGAATATTCGCTGAAGCGCACCGGCATTCCGCAGGACCGGATCACCTGGAAATATTACGATGCGGGCCACATGATGTATATCCGCGACGAGGACCGCGCCAAGCTTTCCGCTGATATCCGCGCTTTCATTCGCGCCCGATGA
- a CDS encoding protein-disulfide reductase DsbD family protein yields MLAGVAHAQTAERKALYGDDNIAVSLFADGAPAEGREWLLALRFTPKSREWHGYWSNPGDAGQGMRLTLDLPPDWEMGEPRYPVPQRLTISGLMNHIYEGPYTVLVPVVPGPSLKERGATSVTGHVEYLACTDQICVPQDAVLRGVDGGDFARWRAEVAPLLDAKASFAIRGRTIRIGIPLPAGVALSDPHVFIANERLVAYAAQQTFRRAGDVLVAEIPLDRFGTGKADVVSGMLAFGDGAGVRFAAERGAVPTGGELIAGPKAAATPPLWTLILGALAGGLLLNIMPCVFPILSLKALTLARAGAREAKARAEGLAYTAGVVLACTALGALLLALRAAGEQVGWAFQLQEPGVVVALLVLAAAITANFAGLFDLPAVSVSMGGERAGAFATGLLAAFVATPCTGPFMAAALGAALLLPTPQALLLFALLGLGLALPFLLLGFIPPLRRMLPRPGAWMERFRRIMAIPMGLTALALLWLTVQLGGRPFGLIALLLVAGVVLALLVVGRLQRKGKLAWPAFGLVAAPFIAFAAIGLPSVYEARSAQAKASIHKPLAFSRDALAEARASGKPVFVWFTADWCVTCKVNEAAAIERESVRDAFEDAGVVTMVGDWTVRDPAITAFLTEQGAAGVPLYLWYAPRAVAAEQLPQVLTPELLEDRARQAPPGTPPPAASAAGSD; encoded by the coding sequence TTGCTGGCAGGCGTGGCCCATGCCCAGACTGCCGAGCGCAAGGCGCTGTACGGGGACGACAATATCGCGGTGAGCCTGTTTGCCGATGGCGCTCCGGCAGAAGGACGCGAATGGCTGCTGGCGCTGCGTTTCACGCCCAAATCGCGCGAATGGCATGGCTATTGGTCGAACCCCGGCGATGCGGGGCAGGGGATGCGCCTGACGCTTGATCTTCCGCCCGATTGGGAGATGGGCGAGCCGCGCTATCCGGTGCCGCAGCGCCTGACGATCAGCGGGCTGATGAACCACATCTATGAAGGGCCTTACACCGTGCTGGTGCCGGTCGTTCCGGGGCCGAGCCTGAAGGAGCGCGGGGCCACGTCGGTTACCGGCCATGTCGAATACCTCGCCTGCACCGATCAGATCTGCGTGCCGCAAGATGCGGTGCTGCGCGGCGTCGACGGCGGTGATTTCGCGCGCTGGCGGGCTGAGGTCGCACCCTTGCTGGACGCCAAAGCCAGCTTTGCGATCCGGGGACGCACCATCCGTATCGGCATCCCGCTTCCCGCAGGCGTGGCGCTGAGCGATCCGCATGTCTTCATCGCCAACGAACGGCTCGTCGCTTACGCCGCGCAGCAGACCTTCCGCCGTGCGGGCGATGTGCTGGTGGCCGAGATTCCGCTCGACCGGTTCGGCACGGGCAAGGCGGATGTGGTATCCGGGATGCTCGCCTTTGGCGATGGCGCCGGGGTGCGGTTTGCGGCGGAGCGCGGCGCAGTGCCGACCGGCGGAGAGCTGATCGCCGGGCCGAAGGCGGCCGCTACCCCGCCGCTGTGGACGCTGATTCTCGGCGCGCTGGCCGGGGGCCTGCTGCTCAACATCATGCCCTGCGTCTTTCCGATCCTGAGCCTGAAGGCGCTGACACTCGCACGGGCCGGGGCGAGAGAGGCGAAAGCGCGGGCCGAGGGGCTGGCCTATACGGCAGGGGTGGTGCTTGCCTGCACGGCGCTGGGCGCGTTGCTGCTGGCCCTGCGGGCGGCGGGAGAGCAGGTGGGCTGGGCGTTCCAGTTGCAGGAGCCGGGCGTGGTCGTCGCCCTGCTGGTGCTGGCCGCCGCGATTACCGCCAACTTTGCCGGATTGTTCGATTTGCCTGCGGTCTCGGTCAGCATGGGGGGAGAGCGCGCCGGGGCTTTCGCGACCGGGCTGCTGGCGGCCTTCGTCGCCACGCCTTGTACTGGCCCCTTCATGGCGGCGGCTTTGGGGGCTGCGCTATTGTTGCCGACACCGCAGGCTCTGCTGCTGTTCGCATTGCTGGGGCTGGGCCTGGCGCTGCCGTTTCTGTTGCTCGGCTTCATCCCGCCCTTGCGCCGTATGCTGCCGCGACCCGGCGCGTGGATGGAGCGGTTCCGGCGGATCATGGCGATCCCGATGGGCCTCACCGCGCTGGCCCTGCTGTGGCTGACGGTGCAGCTGGGTGGGCGGCCCTTTGGCCTGATCGCGCTGCTGCTGGTGGCGGGCGTGGTGCTGGCGCTGCTGGTGGTCGGCAGGCTGCAGCGCAAGGGCAAGCTGGCCTGGCCCGCCTTCGGCCTTGTCGCCGCGCCGTTCATCGCCTTTGCCGCGATTGGCCTGCCTTCGGTCTACGAAGCGAGGAGCGCGCAGGCCAAGGCGAGCATTCACAAGCCTCTCGCCTTCAGCCGCGATGCCCTTGCCGAAGCACGGGCCTCAGGCAAGCCGGTGTTCGTGTGGTTCACCGCCGATTGGTGCGTCACTTGCAAGGTCAATGAAGCCGCTGCGATCGAGCGGGAAAGTGTGCGCGATGCTTTCGAGGATGCGGGCGTGGTGACGATGGTGGGCGACTGGACGGTGCGTGATCCGGCGATCACTGCCTTCCTGACCGAACAGGGTGCGGCGGGCGTGCCGCTTTACCTGTGGTATGCACCGCGAGCCGTTGCCGCAGAGCAATTGCCGCAGGTGCTTACGCCGGAGTTGCTGGAAGATCGCGCGCGTCAGGCTCCCCCCGGCACGCCTCCACCAGCTGCATCGGCAGCGGGCTCGGATTAA
- the uvrB gene encoding excinuclease ABC subunit UvrB, whose amino-acid sequence MAELVIRRGLDEPETGADFVPHRPARPDKSMGGIPFKLVSDYEPAGDQPSAIAELCEGALAGEKTQVLLGVTGSGKTFTMAKVIETLQRPALILAPNKILAAQLYGEFKSFFPDNAVEYFVSYYDYYQPEAYVPRSDTYIEKESSVNEAIDRMRHSATRALLERDDVIIVASVSCLYGIGSVETYSAMIFDIKVGEVVDQRELIRKLVALQYKRNDAAFTRGCFRVRGDSLEIFPSHYEDMAWRVSFFGDEIEAISEFDPLTGTKGAALEKVRVYANSHYVTPGPTMKQAADAIKFELEERLKELEAEGKLLERQRLEQRTHFDLEMIAATGSCAGIENYSRFLTGRLPGEPPPTLFEYLPENALLFVDESHQTVPQIGAMARGDHRRKLTLAEYGFRLPSCIDNRPLRFNEWDAMRPQTFAVSATPGGWEMEQTGGVFAEQVIRPTGLIDPPVEIRPVEDQVQDCITECKATAAKGYRTLVTTLTKRMAEDLTEFMHEAGVRVRYMHSDVETLERIELIRDLRLGVYDVLVGINLLREGLDIPECGLVCILDADKEGFLRSETSLIQTIGRAARNVDGRVILYADRITGSMERALAETDRRRAKQQAFNEEHGITPQTIKRNIHDIVAHTASRDGVVVDTGDEERNNLVGHNLRSYIEDLEKRMREAAANLEFEEAGRLRDEIRRLEADELGLPDGASSSGAVGQQKRTPIVGRSNEGKPGTRKTRYGKTRYKRMGGKP is encoded by the coding sequence ATGGCCGAACTCGTGATCCGCCGCGGACTGGACGAGCCCGAAACGGGCGCCGATTTCGTCCCGCACCGCCCCGCCCGCCCCGACAAGTCGATGGGCGGCATCCCGTTCAAGCTGGTGTCGGACTATGAACCGGCAGGCGATCAGCCGAGCGCGATTGCCGAGCTTTGCGAAGGCGCGCTGGCGGGCGAGAAGACGCAGGTGCTGCTGGGCGTCACCGGATCGGGCAAGACCTTCACCATGGCCAAGGTGATCGAAACCCTCCAGCGCCCCGCCCTGATCCTTGCCCCGAACAAGATCCTCGCCGCGCAATTATACGGGGAATTCAAGAGCTTCTTCCCTGATAACGCAGTCGAGTACTTCGTCTCCTACTACGATTACTACCAGCCCGAAGCCTACGTCCCGCGCTCGGATACCTATATCGAGAAGGAAAGCTCGGTGAACGAGGCAATCGACCGGATGCGCCACTCGGCCACCCGGGCGCTGCTCGAACGCGATGACGTGATCATCGTCGCCTCGGTTTCGTGCCTCTACGGCATCGGGTCGGTCGAGACGTACTCAGCGATGATCTTCGACATCAAGGTGGGCGAAGTGGTCGACCAGCGCGAGTTGATCCGCAAGCTGGTCGCGCTGCAATACAAGAGGAACGACGCCGCCTTCACCCGCGGCTGTTTCCGGGTGCGCGGCGACAGCCTCGAAATCTTCCCCTCGCACTACGAGGACATGGCCTGGCGCGTGTCGTTCTTCGGCGACGAGATCGAGGCGATCAGCGAATTCGATCCGCTCACCGGCACCAAGGGCGCCGCGCTGGAGAAGGTGCGGGTTTATGCCAATTCGCACTATGTCACGCCCGGCCCAACGATGAAACAGGCCGCCGACGCCATCAAGTTCGAGCTTGAGGAACGGCTCAAGGAGCTGGAGGCCGAGGGCAAATTGCTCGAACGCCAGAGGCTGGAACAGCGCACGCATTTCGATCTGGAGATGATCGCAGCGACGGGCAGCTGCGCAGGCATTGAGAACTACTCGCGCTTCCTCACCGGCCGCCTGCCCGGCGAACCCCCGCCGACCCTGTTCGAATACCTGCCCGAAAACGCGCTTCTGTTTGTCGATGAAAGCCACCAGACCGTGCCGCAGATCGGCGCGATGGCGCGCGGGGACCACCGCCGCAAGCTGACGCTGGCCGAATACGGCTTCCGCCTGCCGAGCTGTATCGACAACCGGCCCTTGCGCTTCAACGAATGGGATGCGATGCGCCCGCAGACTTTCGCGGTCAGCGCCACGCCCGGCGGCTGGGAAATGGAGCAGACCGGCGGGGTCTTTGCCGAACAGGTGATCCGCCCCACCGGCCTGATCGACCCGCCGGTCGAAATCCGCCCCGTCGAGGATCAGGTGCAGGACTGCATCACCGAGTGCAAGGCGACCGCCGCCAAGGGCTACCGCACGCTCGTCACCACCCTGACCAAGCGCATGGCCGAGGACTTGACCGAATTCATGCACGAGGCGGGCGTGCGGGTGCGCTACATGCACTCCGACGTCGAGACGCTCGAGCGCATCGAGCTGATCCGCGACCTCAGGCTCGGGGTCTATGACGTGCTGGTCGGCATCAACCTGCTGCGCGAAGGCCTCGACATTCCCGAATGCGGGCTGGTGTGCATCCTCGATGCCGACAAGGAAGGCTTCCTGCGCAGTGAAACGTCGCTCATCCAGACCATCGGCCGCGCCGCGCGCAATGTCGATGGCCGGGTGATCCTTTACGCCGACCGCATCACCGGCTCGATGGAACGCGCGCTCGCCGAAACCGACCGCCGCCGCGCCAAGCAGCAGGCCTTCAACGAGGAACACGGCATCACGCCGCAAACCATCAAGCGCAACATCCACGACATCGTCGCCCACACCGCCTCGCGGGATGGCGTAGTGGTCGATACCGGCGACGAGGAGCGCAACAACCTCGTCGGACACAACCTCCGTTCCTACATCGAAGACCTCGAAAAGCGCATGCGCGAGGCGGCGGCGAACCTCGAATTCGAGGAAGCCGGACGCCTGCGCGACGAGATCCGGCGGCTGGAGGCGGACGAGTTGGGTTTGCCCGACGGGGCCTCAAGCAGCGGAGCGGTAGGCCAACAAAAACGCACGCCGATCGTGGGCCGCTCGAACGAAGGCAAGCCGGGGACGCGCAAGACCCGGTATGGCAAGACGCGCTACAAGCGGATGGGTGGGAAGCCCTAG
- the hemC gene encoding hydroxymethylbilane synthase, protein MNEASKRSPRLRLGTRNSPLAMAQAYETRARLCAAHGWAEDEVELVPVLASGDKVLDRPLSEIGGKALWTKELDQWLGEGRIDLSVHSAKDVETIRPPEFHFPAFLPRADRRDCLVGAASIAAIPQGAVVGTSAPRRASQLLNLRPDCKVVTFRGNVATRLKKLAEGEADVTFLAAAGLERLDQSGVGHPLDKDEWIPAAAQGVIAIECRADDAVTTALLAAINHAPTRAELEAERALLAELGGTCHSPVAVLCELEEGECTMRAALFSPDGSERIEGSASFVPGDHAPVRALAANLLARATPGIAPHFRAAR, encoded by the coding sequence ATGAACGAAGCATCCAAACGCAGCCCGAGACTTCGCCTCGGCACCCGCAATTCTCCGCTGGCGATGGCCCAGGCTTACGAGACCCGCGCAAGGCTGTGCGCTGCCCACGGCTGGGCCGAGGACGAGGTCGAACTCGTCCCCGTTCTTGCCAGCGGCGACAAGGTGCTCGACCGGCCCTTGTCGGAAATCGGCGGCAAGGCGCTGTGGACCAAGGAGCTCGATCAATGGCTGGGCGAGGGGCGGATCGACCTGTCGGTGCATTCGGCCAAGGATGTCGAGACGATCCGCCCGCCCGAATTCCACTTCCCCGCCTTCCTCCCGCGTGCCGACCGGCGCGATTGTCTGGTGGGGGCGGCAAGCATCGCCGCGATCCCGCAGGGCGCGGTCGTTGGCACCAGCGCACCCCGGCGCGCTTCGCAGCTGCTGAACCTGCGCCCCGATTGCAAGGTCGTGACCTTTCGCGGCAATGTCGCCACGCGCCTCAAGAAACTGGCAGAGGGCGAGGCTGACGTGACTTTCCTTGCTGCCGCCGGGCTTGAGCGGCTGGATCAGTCGGGCGTCGGCCATCCGCTGGACAAGGACGAATGGATCCCCGCCGCTGCGCAGGGCGTGATCGCGATCGAATGCCGTGCCGATGATGCCGTCACCACCGCCTTGCTCGCCGCCATCAACCATGCGCCCACCCGGGCGGAGCTTGAGGCTGAACGTGCCTTGCTCGCTGAACTGGGTGGCACCTGCCATTCTCCGGTCGCGGTGCTGTGCGAGTTGGAGGAGGGCGAATGCACCATGCGCGCTGCGCTGTTCAGCCCTGATGGCTCCGAACGGATCGAGGGGAGCGCCAGTTTTGTTCCCGGCGATCATGCGCCGGTCAGGGCTTTGGCCGCCAATCTGCTCGCCCGCGCCACGCCAGGCATCGCGCCGCATTTCCGGGCCGCAAGGTGA
- a CDS encoding uroporphyrinogen-III synthase, whose protein sequence is MSFHCLALRPEPGLAATLEKARAAGLAITGHALSEIRTVAWDCPDPGAYDGLLIGSANAILHGGNGLARLADKPVYAVGEATAAAARAAGFTLAMVGSGGLQGVLDAISGPTNLLRIAGEERIELKPPPGVTFDEVIAYRSVSLPLDPAMPLLASGKALVLLHSAATARHFAAECDRLALTRRSIALAALGPRIADAAGGGWGAVHTAVRPDETALLEMVLDLCQNPRFNPVVPS, encoded by the coding sequence GTGAGCTTCCACTGCCTCGCGCTCAGGCCCGAACCGGGCCTTGCCGCGACGCTGGAAAAGGCCCGCGCGGCAGGGCTTGCGATCACGGGTCATGCCTTGTCGGAAATCCGAACGGTGGCATGGGATTGCCCTGATCCGGGGGCTTATGACGGCCTGCTGATCGGCAGCGCCAATGCGATCCTGCACGGCGGCAATGGCCTCGCCCGGCTTGCTGACAAACCCGTTTACGCCGTCGGCGAGGCGACCGCAGCTGCCGCCCGCGCGGCGGGGTTTACTCTCGCCATGGTGGGGAGCGGGGGACTTCAGGGCGTGCTAGACGCGATCTCCGGCCCCACAAATCTGCTGCGCATCGCAGGCGAGGAACGCATTGAGCTTAAGCCTCCGCCGGGCGTCACCTTCGATGAGGTGATCGCCTATCGCAGCGTCAGCCTGCCGCTTGATCCGGCCATGCCCCTGCTCGCTTCGGGCAAGGCGCTGGTGCTGCTCCACTCCGCCGCCACCGCGCGCCACTTTGCTGCCGAATGCGACCGGCTGGCGCTGACCCGCCGCAGCATCGCGCTCGCCGCGCTCGGCCCGCGCATTGCTGATGCTGCCGGGGGCGGCTGGGGCGCTGTCCACACCGCAGTCCGGCCTGACGAGACAGCCTTGCTGGAAATGGTGCTGGACTTGTGTCAGAACCCGCGCTTCAATCCCGTTGTCCCCTCCTGA